DNA sequence from the Carassius gibelio isolate Cgi1373 ecotype wild population from Czech Republic chromosome A14, carGib1.2-hapl.c, whole genome shotgun sequence genome:
TCAATTTGAATAAGCAATATACAACACAAACAATTCAAAGTAGAAACAGAAGCTCTAACTAAAGCGTTTTCATCACGTGTAATGAAGAATACCTTACCTTTTCTTTATTAGGAAGTGTTTGTGTTCTGGTAAAAGTGTCTCCTCCATTAATACTGATCAGTTCTGCATCTGCAGGCGGAAATTGCGCAGGGAAAACCACTACGTCACTCTTCAGTGTGTCCGAGCTAAAACACACGTCATACTGCTGAGCAGATTTGGAGTAAGACCAGCTCCCGTCAGGATGAGTGGTGATCATCGGGGTGCTGTACCTGCCCAAACTCCTGTCTGTCCTGTGGCATTTTACAGCCATCAAACTGATGAGACTCAGTAAAAAGATGACGGACACGCACACAATGGCGATCAGCAAATACAGATTTAATTCCGAGAAACTCTCCTCCTTTATCGGCGCATGTCTGAATGTGGTCTTGACGTCACCTGCGCTTTCAACAACCACAACATCGATAGACACAGTCGCTGACAGTGAGGGCTCTCCGTTATCACAAACCAAAATGACCAGCGGGTGAGTTTTCAGGTCATTGTCACTCATTCTCCTCTTAGTCCTGATCTCCCCGCTGCTGGTTCCGACTCGGAACAGATTGTTTCCTTTGGGTTCAGAGATGTGGTAAGACAGCAGCGCATTGTAACCAGAATCTGCATCTACAGCCCTGATCTTGGCCACAAAGTAGCCCGCATCAGCAGAATAGGGAATGTTCTCCGTGTTAACGGAACCGAGCTCGGAATAGGGCGCGAGAATCCCGGGACTGTTGTCATTCTCATCCAggataaaaacatttacagtcaCGTTACTGCTGAGCGGAGGAACACCAGAGTCTGTGGCCTGAACTTTAAACTCAAACGTTTTTATCTCTTCATAGTTAAACGACTGTAAACTGTGTATATCTCCACTATCAGAGTTTATGTTGATCATGGATGTTACCGGACCCCTTTTCGAGCTTTCTACTAAAGAATATGTTATTCGGGCATTATCACCTACATCAGGATCAAAAGCAGATACTTTATGAATAACAGCTCCAATCTGACTGTTCTCTTTCACATAAACATTAATGATGGGCTCTGGAAAGCGCGGCGCGTTGTCATTCACATCAGAAACGTGTATAGTAATGACACTGGTGCTAGAGAGAGGCGGAGTCCCTTCATCTGTAGCTGTGATAGTCACGTTATACTCAGATGCGCGCTCTCTGTCTAAAGGCCCGTTAACAACTAAAGTATAATAATTCTTGTACGAGTTCTGAACTTTAAAAGGAGCAGAGCCCTGTATTTTTAACGTTACCTGTCCGTTTTTACCAGCATCATTATCAGTGACGGTTATCATGCCAACCATTGTGTCAATCGGAGCATCTTCTTTGACATTATTAACCAAAGATGTTACAGAGATTTTTGGAACATTATCGTTAATGTCAACAATTTCCAGTAGCACTTTACAAAGAGCAGCTCTAGGCTTCTGCCCTTTATCTTTTGCCTGCACGCGGAGCTCCACAGCATTTTTTCTTTCGTAATCTACGTCACCTTTCACAGTAATCTCTCCAGTTTCAGGATTTATTGAAAACGATtctacatttttatcattaccgTGGTTAACTAAAGTATAGACAATCTGACCATTTACACCCTCATCTGGGTCGCTGGCCTGAATTGTAACAACAGAAGTACCAGGTGGCGAGTTTTCATTTACACGCGCTTTATACAATGATTGACTGAAAACAGGAATGTTATCGTTGACGTCATCCACATTTACGATTATTTGCATTGTTCCAGATCTTGGAGGTTTTCCTCCATCTACAGCGATGAGTTTGAGCTGAATTAATGGCTCTTTTTCTCGATCTAAAGCTTTCTGCAGCACTAATTCAGCAGACACACTCTGCTCTCCTCCGCTCTGAACATCGAGAGAAAAGTGTTCATTTGGACTCAGTTTGTAGCTCTTTACCGAATTACTGCCCACATCAGCGTCAAACGCGCTCGGCAGAGCGAACTGCTCCCCTGGAAAAGCTAATTCTGAAATATTTAGTGTTGTCTTTGAGGTAAGAAATACTGGTGGATTATCATTAATATCTAGTACGTTCACCTCAAATCTATACATATTCATAGGAGCGTTAACAATTGCTTCAAGAGGTAAAGAACACTTCGCATTCTGTTCACATAGATCCTCTCGGTCTATTCTCTCCTTAACGTGAAGAACACCAGTCTTTAAATTCAAATCGAAATACCTTCTGTTGGTCTCTGACACGATATGAAATCCACGTCTTTCGATGTCCTGTAAATTCAAGTTAAAATCCTTAGCTAAATTTCCAACTGTCGTGCCTGGATTTGCCTCCTCCGTTATAGAATACACAATCTGTCCATCTGCAAATATCCCAAATAGAAGAAAGATACGAGAAAATATCCACACTTTCAAAATATGCCCGTCTTTTAAAGCCATTTTACCAAACCATTTCCGTGTATGCTAAATCACAGAAACTCTCCAGCATGTCTGTAAAcccttttttttgtgcaaaatcaGCGAGTGGACTGCGCCCGAGGACAATGGCGTATGACGAACAAAGCCCTTATCcaggaagataaaaaaagaaaaataggagGAGCCTCATCTTGTCAGGAACGCTCAAACAACAGGCAGATGCTGACATCGCGCGGATAAAATAGAAAATTCACCAAGAAAGCAAAACGTTTTTTAACCAACCAAATAACTAACTAGCTAACCAGAATAAAacaatttgatatatattttcacGTTTTATTTCAATTGAACGGTCgataaacaaaatatgtaatatatctgaaatatatttgctTAAAAAACACAAAGAGACACAAATTGTGCTTTAAAGAAGTTTGCTCTGCATTCAGCTAAATGTATCAccttgtacaaaaaaataaaaatttgaattgattgattgatgaccTGTAttgcataataatataaaatcttaATTCCCAAGATAAAAACGCATTATATGTGTAATACGACGGGAAAAAATAACTGTTACCAATAAGTTTGGATGCAAAGTGTTCAGCACCACGAAGAGATCCAATTACACCAACGATAAACAAATATCGAGCAATGTAATGTTTACCATGTCTATCGTGTTTAATGTGCACTCTTAACTAAAAACTACAATATTTAGTAACCATAAACGAAATATCAAATAACCAAGACAAAACAGAGGATGTCGATTAGATATGTAGCTCGAAATCAAAAGACTTAATTTACcagtaaaataaatactgtattaagTTATCTTACCTTTTCTTTATTAGGAAGTGTTTGTGTTCTGGTAAAAGTGTCTCCTCCATTAATACTGATCAGTTCTGCATCTGCAGGGGGAAATTGGGCAGGAAAAACCACTACGTCACTCTTCAGTGTGTCCGAGCTAAAACACACGTCATACTGCTGAGCAGATTTGGAGTAAGACCAGCTCCCGTCAGGATGAGTGGTGATCATCGGGGTGCTGTACCTGCCCAAACTCCTTTCTGTCCTGTGGCATTTTACAGCCATCAAACCGATGAGACTCAGTAAAAAGATGACGGACACGCACACAATGGCGATCAGCAAATACAGATTTAAATCCGAGAAACTCTCCTCCTTTATCGGCGCATGTCTGAATGTGGTCTTGACGTCACCTGCGCTTTCAACAACCACAACATCGATAGACACAGTCGCTGACAGTGAGGGCTCTCCGTTATCACAAACCAAAATGACCAGCGGGTGAGTTTTCAGGTCATTGTCACTCATTCTCCTCTTAGTCCTGATCTCCCCGCTGCTGGTTCCGACTCGGAACAGATTGTTTCCTTTGGGTTCAGAGATGTGGTAAGACAGCAGCGCATTGTAACCAGAATCTGCATCTACAGCCCTGATCTTGGCCACAAAGTAGCCCGCATCAGCAGAATAGGGAACGTTCTCCGTGTTAACGGAACCGAGCTCGGAATAGGGCGCGAGAATCCCGGGACTGTTGTCATTCTCATCCAggataaaaacatttacagtcaCGTTACTGCTGAGCGGAGGAACACCAGAGTCTGTGGCCTGAACTTTGAACGCAAACTTTTTTATCTCCTCATAGTTAAACGACTGTAAACTGTGTATATCTCCACTATGAGAGTTTATGTTAATCATGGATGTTACCGGACCGCTTTTCGAGCTTTCTAGTAAAGAATATGTTATTCGGGCATTATCACCTACATCTGGATCAAAAGCAGATACTGTATAAATAACAGCTCCAATCTGACTGTTCTCTTTCACATAAACATTAATGATGGGCTCTGGAAAGCGCGGCGCGTTGTCATTCACATCAGAAACGTGTATAGTAATGACACTGGTGCTAGAGAGAGGCGGAGTCCCTTCATCTGTAGCTGTGATAGTCACGTTATACTCAGATGCGCGCTCTCTGTCTAAAGGCCCGTTAACAACTaaagtataataattattgtaCGAGTTCTGAACTTTGAATGGCAACATATCGTGAACCTTAAGCTGAATGTCCCCATTCTTTCCCGCATCAGTATCCAGTACAGTTATCATACCAACCACTGTACCATTAGCTGCGTCCTCCTTAACAGTATTTACTAAGGAGGTAACAGAAATTTCAGGTGTATTGTCATTTATGTCCATTATCTCCACCAACACTTTGCAGTATGCGGCTCGTGGTTTAAGGCCCTTGTCTTTAGCTTGTACTCTAATTTCAACAGCAGCACCTCTTTCGTAGTCTACAGTGCCTTTCACTGTTATAAGCCCGGTTTCAGAATCTATCGAGAATGCATCTACATTACTATCGCTATCTTGGCTCACTAATGAATATGCGATTTCACCGTTTAGTCCTTCATCTGGGTCACTGGCGTGAACTTGAATTACGGAGGTGCCAAGCGGTGCGTTTTCTACGACTCGAGCTTTCAATAGTGGTTTACTGAACACTGGAATGTTATCATTCACATCCTCAATATTAACAATTAGATTTATCGTCCCTGACCTTGGAGGTTTTCCTCCGTCTACAGCGGTCACTGTGAGCTGGATCTCTGGTTGTTTTTCTCGATCTAAAGCTTTCTGCAGCACTAATTCAGCAGACACACTGTGCTCTCCTCCGCTCTGAACATCCAGAGAAAAGTGTTCATTCGCACTCAGTTTGTAGCTCTTTACCGAATTACTGCCCACATCCGCGTCAAACGCATTCGGCAATGGAAATCTTTCCCCTGGAAATGCCGACtctgatatattaaaatatttcacaggAGAGCGAAATGTAGGTGTATTATCATTTATATCTATAATGTTTACTTCAAAACGGTAAACGTTTAATGGCACATTAATAATAGCTTCCAAAGGGAGACAGCATTTCAAGCTCCGTCCGCACAGTTCGTCTCTATCGATTCTGTCTTTAATATGAAGAATTCcagtttttgtatttaaatcgAAATACCTCGTATTTGTTCCAGTTACTAGTTGAAATCCTCGATTATGTAAATCCTGTAAATTCAGGTTAAAATCCTTTGCAAGGTTACCGACTGTTGTTCCCGGGTTTGCCTCCTCCGACACTGAATACACAACCTGCCCGTCGGCTATACTCCCAAAGAAAAACAACACATATAAAATAATCCTTGGAAGACAATCATGGACCAAAGCTATTGCCatattgtctttgtttttaaacgGAATATTCATCAAGATATCAGCATTTCGTTCTAGTTTCGTATTTGTATCCACTAAAGCAGAGAGGAGACTGAGAGCTGTAGCATTGTCCGAACAAAGCCATTGAAGCTACACCCTCTGCGAAAAACAAGGCGGAGACACGCgaacacaaatgtaaaaagattaaCCATGGACTGATGAGGACCTCTAGTGGAAGAGCAGAAATAATATACAACTCAAATCATGTATATAAACTGCTGAATGGGCGCGGTAAACGTTGTATGATTATGACAGGTTTTTCCAGAAAAGgcaactaataataaataaaaatcagtttaaaaGGAAACTTGATATTCAACTGTTTTGTAGACAGATGTAGGCtactaaaaatgtgttttagcagtaaaagagtaaaaaaaaaaatctcttaaccATTAAACTCTGggaacttatttatttttttatctaaatgtattatttatttttattttctttaaaaatccaacaagacaaaaacaacattAGGATGAAGAACAGGAAAATGAAGATGAAAGAGAAGACTGAAATCAGTTGAAACACCTAGATGGTACGCAAAGCCACGCATGATCAATAACAGTAAAGAGTTTCAGTACCATGGACAGCAAAAAGCAGCAGCggctaacaaaataaaaacaaataaataaataaaaaagacaagaaaaaaagaaaaatcatcgTATTTAGCTACATATTTACATTCTTACCTTTTCTTTATTAGGGAGTGTTTGTGTTCTGGTAAAAGTGTCTCCTCCATTTATACTGATAAGTTCTGCATCTGCAGGCGGAAATGGCGCAGGGAAAACCACTACGTCACTCTTCAGTGTGTCCGAGCTAAAACACACGTCATACTGCTGAGCAGATTTGGAGTAGGACCAGCTCCCGTCAGGATGAGTGG
Encoded proteins:
- the LOC128027753 gene encoding protocadherin alpha-2 isoform X2; amino-acid sequence: MNIPFKNKDNMAIALVHDCLPRIILYVLFFFGSIADGQVVYSVSEEANPGTTVGNLAKDFNLNLQDLHNRGFQLVTGTNTRYFDLNTKTGILHIKDRIDRDELCGRSLKCCLPLEAIINVPLNVYRFEVNIIDINDNTPTFRSPVKYFNISESAFPGERFPLPNAFDADVGSNSVKSYKLSANEHFSLDVQSGGEHSVSAELVLQKALDREKQPEIQLTVTAVDGGKPPRSGTINLIVNIEDVNDNIPVFSKPLLKARVVENAPLGTSVIQVHASDPDEGLNGEIAYSLVSQDSDSNVDAFSIDSETGLITVKGTVDYERGAAVEIRVQAKDKGLKPRAAYCKVLVEIMDINDNTPEISVTSLVNTVKEDAANGTVVGMITVLDTDAGKNGDIQLKVHDMLPFKVQNSYNNYYTLVVNGPLDRERASEYNVTITATDEGTPPLSSTSVITIHVSDVNDNAPRFPEPIINVYVKENSQIGAVIYTVSAFDPDVGDNARITYSLLESSKSGPVTSMININSHSGDIHSLQSFNYEEIKKFAFKVQATDSGVPPLSSNVTVNVFILDENDNSPGILAPYSELGSVNTENVPYSADAGYFVAKIRAVDADSGYNALLSYHISEPKGNNLFRVGTSSGEIRTKRRMSDNDLKTHPLVILVCDNGEPSLSATVSIDVVVVESAGDVKTTFRHAPIKEESFSDLNLYLLIAIVCVSVIFLLSLIGLMAVKCHRTERSLGRYSTPMITTHPDGSWSYSKSAQQYDVCFSSDTLKSDVVVFPAQFPPADAELISINGGDTFTRTQTLPNKEKPKGPGADWRYSASLRAGMQSSVHMEESSVMQGAQGVLVQNWPTASSAPDNEGGEVSPPVGAGVDSNSWHFRYGPGPGGPPHLKPGEVPPEAFIIPGSPAIISIRQGDGDDKSDFISFGKKEEAKKKKKKKKEKKDKREKGKDDDDDD